From a single Plutella xylostella chromosome 5, ilPluXylo3.1, whole genome shotgun sequence genomic region:
- the LOC119692378 gene encoding alpha/beta hydrolase domain-containing protein 17B: MNGLSFSELCCLFCCPPCPGKIAAKLAFLPPEPTYAFTPDETGSKFSITLTERAEWQYSEREKENIEGFYSRTTRGNRIACLFVRCSPNARFTILFSHGNAVDLGQMSSFYLGLGTRINCNIFSYDYSGYGVSGGKPSEKNLYADIDAAWQALRTRYGISPENIILYGQSIGTVPTVDLAARYEVGAVVLHSPLMSGMRVAFPNTKRTWFFDAFPSIDKIPKVTSPVLVIHGTEDEVIDFSHGLAIYERCPRAVEPLWVEGAGHNDVELFNQYLERLKRFVSVELLN, encoded by the exons ATGAATGGTTTAAGTTTTAGTGAACTTTGTTGCCTGTTTTGTTGTCCGCCATGCCCGGGGAAAATAGCTGCTAAGCTTGCATTCCTGCCTCCCGAACCCACGTATGCATTTACCCCCGACGAGACTGGATCCAAGTTTTCTATAACACTCACTGAACGCGCAGAATGGCAGTACTCGGAGAGAGAGAAGGAGAATATCGAGGGCTTCTACTCCAGGACGACGAGAGGCAACAGAATCGCCTGTCTCTTTGTTCGCTGCAGCCCCAACGCGCGCTTCACGATACTGTTCTCACACGGAAACGCCGTGGATCTCGGACAAATGAGTAGTTTTTACTTAGGGTTAGGCACTAGAATAAACTGTAATATATTTAGCTATGATTACTCTGGATATGGAGTGAGTGGAGGCAAACCCTCGGAGAAGAATCTGTATGCTGATATCGACGCGGCCTGGCAGGCGCTACGGACACGCTATGGCATCAGCCCGGAGAACATTATCCTGTATGGACAGAGCATCGGTACGGTGCCAACTGTGGACCTGGCTGCCCGCTACGAGGTGGGGGCGGTGGTGCTGCACTCCCCGCTCATGTCTGGCATGCGGGTCGCCTTCCCCAACACCAAGAGGACTTGGTTCTTTGATGCATTTCCCAG TATTGACAAGATCCCCAAGGTGACCTCACCAGTTCTGGTGATTCATGGAACTGAGGATGAGGTCATTGACTTCTCCCACGGGCTGGCCATCTACGAGCGCTGCCCCCGTGCGGTCGAGCCTCTCTGGGTTGAG GGGGCCGGCCACAATGATGTTGAGCTGTTCAACCAGTACCTCGAGAGACTGAAGCGGTTCGTCTCAGTTGAGTTGCTCAACTGA
- the LOC105397093 gene encoding lipid droplet-associated hydrolase — protein MNNVYKTLNNVQTHLITWGNPFNCDGRDVIVCITGNPGVPDFYIEFASTLHSSTGLPICVIGQAGHEHVPHKESNILKNQEHLFDLEGQVKHKLDLINAIDKASKLHLVGHSIGAWMITEMVEKDSSLQKRILSINLLFPTLQRMAETQSGILLNKLVRRLHILVMLLFTFLYYMPTVIKTFLIGLYLKFHSLPSHYVDRIMKYLNPRVGEKVLFLAYDEMDRVRDLNVQALTKMKHQTYVTYGVLDGWAPVSYMDDLKQFQPEMHLHEVHIDHSFVLRSSEQVAEIVSKFIKTSFNK, from the exons ATGAATAACGTGTACAAAACTCTGAATAATGTGCAAACACACCTGATAACTTGGGGGAACCCCTTTAATTGCGACGGCAGAGATGTAATTGTTTGCATCACGGGGAATCCAGGTGTACCCGACTTTTACATTGAATTTGCATCCACTTTGCATAGCAGCACTGGCCTCCCTATTTGTGTAAttg gACAGGCCGGACATGAGCATGTCCCACATAAAGAATCCAACATATTGAAAAACCAAGAACATTTATTTGATCTTGAAGGTCAGGTGAAACACAAACTGGACCTTATCAATGCAATTGATAAAGCAAGCAAGCTGCACCTGGTAGGTCACTCTATTGGTGCTTGGATGATAACAGAAATGGTAGAAAAAGACAGCAGCCTACAGAAAAGGATATTGTCCATTAATCTGCTCTTTCCAACATTGCAAAGAATGGCAGAAACACAAAGTGGAATACTTTTGAATAAACTAGTGAGAAGGCTACACATATTAGTTATGCTGCTATTTACATTCCTATATTACATGCCTActgttataaaaacatttttgatTGGCCTTTATCTAAAGTTCCACTCATTGCCATCTCATTATGTTGATAGAATAATGAAGTATCTCAACCCTAGAGTGGGTgaaaaggtattatttttgGCTTATGATGAGATGGATAGAGTAAGGGATCTCAATGTACAAGCATTAACTAAAATGAAACATCAGACATATGTGACATACGGAGTGCTGGACGGCTGGGCACCCGTCAGCTACATGGACGACTTGAAGCAGTTCCAGCCCGAGATGCACTTACATGAAGTACACATTGATCATTCATTTGTATTACGATCTTCAGAGCAAGTTGCTGAAATAGTATCAAAATTTATCAAAACtagtttcaataaataa